AAATTATGTTATTTGGAATCTTCATGGTGAGAAACAGGTAGTAGAGCCTTCTGGAGATAGAGATGTTATGCAAGAGATGTTTCATCCAGGAAATCCAATAGAAACAATGATTAACGATGCATTTGGGCAATATAGGCACCAAGCGGCTGATGTAGGGATATCTCAACCATTGGGTTCAAATGAAATATCAAATGAGGGGCATAGGGAGGATTCTGGTGACTTTCATGATTTTATCAAAGATGGAAGTGAAACACTGTATGAAGGGAGCAAGTACACAAAGTTAGAGTTTTTAATAAAATTGTATCATATAAAGGTCTATTGTGGATTAAGTGACAAGGCAATGACCATGATACTAGATTTGTTGAGAGATGCATTTGAAGATGCAAATTTACCTCCTTCCTTTTATGAGGCCAAAAAAACCATTAGCAAACTTGGCCTTGACTACATCAAGATAACTGCATGTCCAAATAATTGTATGTTATACTGGAAAGGTGACTCAGAATTGGAAGCATGTAAGCATTATGGTACATCTAAATGGAATCCTTACAAGAAAAAAAGCAATCTGCAAAGGTTCTACGTTGTTTTCCATTAAAACCAAGGTTACAAAGATTATTTATGTGTTGTAAGACTGCTGAGCATATGAGATGGCATGCTTCAAGCAGTAACGAGGATGGGTTGATGAGGCATCCAAGGGATGGTGAGGCATGGAAGACATTTTATCGAACTCATTTTGGATTTGATTTGGATCCTCGAAATGTTCGCTTAGGCCTTGCTACTGATGGTTTCAGTCATTTTGGAACAATGAGTACTACCTATAGTATTTGGCCAGTCTTCTTGATTCCATACAATCTTCCTCCTTAGATGTGTATGAAGCACACCTCCTTCATCTTATCAATGATTATTCCAGGCAAGCAAATGCCTGGAAATAATATAGATGTGTACTTACAGCCCCTCGTGAAGGAAttatgtgagttatggaatgaTGGTATTGAAACGTTTGACTCATCATTGAATGAAAATTTTAGAATGCATGCAGCTCTTATGTGGACAATCAGTGACTTTCCTGGATTAGGTATCCTATCTGGCTGGAACACACATACTGGTTTTGCCTGCCCAACTTGTAACTTTGACACAGAACCTTGTCGTCTTCGTCATAGTAAAAAGTGGTGTTTTATGGGTCATCGACGTTTTCTGAGAAGAAATCATAGGTTTAGGCTGAATCGAGTACGCTTTAATGGAAGTAAAGAGGAGCGGAATCCGCCATTAAAATTATCAGGGTTGGACATTTTGAGACAAATTGAAGAAAGGAGAGTAGCAGAGTTGAATGTTAGCGGGAAAAGATCTAGAAGAGCAACTAAACAATGGAACAAGAGAAGTATATTCTTTGAACTTCCTTATTGGAAATCTAACTTGTTACGTCATAATTTAGACTTTATGCATATCGAAAAGAATATATGTGACAATATCATATATACACTGCTGCATGataaatcaaaatcaaaagataATATTAATACCCGAAAGGATCTAAGAGAAATGGGCATAAGGCGTGATCTTTGGCCGGATGATAGTGAAAAATATCATCTTGCTGTTTTTTCACTTGTGACTGATAACAAAAAGAAGCTGGACACCAAAAAGTTGTTCCTTACAACTTTGAAGAATATTGAAGTACCAGATGCCTACTCAAGTAATATTTTCAGATGTGTTGATTTGGTACAAAAAAAGATTTTTGGATTGAAAAGTCATGATTGCCATATTATTTTAGAGCAATTGCTACCATTGGCGATCCGCAATGTGTTGCCAGACCATGTAGTTGCAGTTTTGGTGGACTTTTGCTCATTTTGTCGTGCCCTTTCTAGCAAAACCTTGAATCTTTTGGAGCTTGATAAGCTCCAAGAGCGCATTGAAAGCATACTTTGCCACATAGAGATACTATTTCATCCATCATTCTTTACAGTAATGGTTCATTTGTCTTTCCATCTAGCAGAAGAAGCAAAACTGGGAGGTCCAGTGCATCACCGAAACATGTATCCTATTGAGAGGTAAAACATTAACACTTCTAATTTGAATATACTTGTATTCTGGTCATTTTAAATAGTTTGTACacttatttcctattatttttgtagggAATTAGGCCATTTTAAGTCATTTGTACGAAATAAAGCACAACCAGAGGGTTCTATATCTGAGGGTTACTTAGCTGAAGAGTCTCTTACCTTTTGTTCTCGGTATATTGAGGATATTGAGGCAAGATTCAATAGACCTAGGCATGTTCGTGATGACCCAAATGTCACTGAGCCTTCTGGAAGGTCATCTATCTTCCCTCAATTAGGTAAACCTGCATCAGCTTCGGTTACATTCCTTTTAACTCATATACAGAAACTACAATCTCATCGATATGTGCTTCTGAACTGTGCAATTGTCACGCCATTTGTGGAGTGAGTAACTCATACGAACTTTATATTATTTATCATTGTAATATTTGAAGTAGGCTAGTCATGTTCTTTAACGTTAATGTAATTATTACATATAGTGAATTTAGACTGTACATAAGGAGGAGTTCAAGAAGAAGACCATCGCCTACTGAGATAGAGAGGAGAGTTAATAAAGAGTTTGTTGATTGGTTCCAAAAGCGGGTGAGTAAGTAATCATTAGTTATTATTTACATTTTATTTGAATGACACTAAGataattttattttgatttagatTTTGAATCCAGACACAATAGATACAATGTCTATTGATCTAAAGTTTCTTGCACGAGGTCCATCGGCACATGCAAGAAGTTTTACTGCATATAACATCAATGGGTCCAAATTTCGAACTTTGGCTCGAGAAGAAGGTCTACAAACACAGAATAGTGGAGTTTTCTTAACCTCTAAAATATCATGTATTGCAAGTAGTGTAGATGGAAATTTAAGGCAAGCAGAGTTACCATATTATGGGAAGTTAGAagatattattgagattaattataaTCGTCGGTTCAAGGTGGTTCTTTTCAAATGTAGATGGGCTGATACTGCTTGAGATAGAGGGTATAAAAAGGATCGTTGGAACTTAAATTGTGTTAATTTTGATAGATTGATTCATACAGGTGAACGTGAAGAACATGAACCTTATATCGAAGCATCTCAAGCACAACTAGTGTACTATACGGATGATGTTGTCAATAAAGGGTGGAGTATTGCTGTGCATCTAAAGCCAAGAGATCTGTATGATATGGGAGAAGAAGTAGTGGAAGAtgaagtatatgagaatgaaccATACCAAGAGCAAGAACTCGAACAGTTCTTTAGTGATGGTGATAAGTATGTACAACTAGCTAAGGACCATATAATAGATGATGTAGTAGAGGAAAATGTTGCTACTAACTTAGCATCAGATACATGCATGTTTGAATAgaaaatttatttaatatgtttctttatatgaagGTAACAGTACTGCATAACTAAGtaatatttatttcatttatttggTGTATAGGTATGTTTAGAAATGGTATCCATATTTGGTTTGAAGGCATATTTAGAAATGATATTCATATTTGCTTCACCCTTTTTTATTTGATTTACCTCTTTTTAATCCGTGGTGATTATGATATGGCACCTCCTACCACTGCAATGTTACCTGGTACTACGGCTGCTACAGGTACTTGTTTCATCATTAAGGTTACTGCTGATATTACGTTGATAACTGCCACATTTTTCTTTGACATAGTGTGGAAGTCCATATCAAAATGCATGGTTACGTTTTGGTAAGATTTTTGGTTCTTTAACTTCCACCTATAATGGTATTGAGTCATAGAGTAGATtggtttttttgtttttatttattgtttacttgGTGAAGTAATTCCGAAACTGAGGGTTTTTGGTTTCTTGTTGtgttttgtgtttgtttgtttgttttgtatgTCTTGTCTTATGTTCTAACAAGGCAATATTGGGCTACTTGCCCCACTATGTTGACAATGGGTGTGAGCAGACTTCTGTAGCTTTTATGTACAAGGAAGAACCAAAACAGGTCTTGTTCATCTTTATCCAGGAATTGCCTGTTTGGTAGTTACAAATATTTTCTGAATACACTGTAAAATTTCTACTCCTTATATTGTTTTACTTATATTTCTTAATACAGAATTCATTTATTCTTTCAAAATCATTTTAATAGGGAAATGTAAATACTCACTCTCGTATCGTTTAAAGTATACGTCATGATGCCATTTTCAATTGTATCTTGGTTGCCTCTGCAGGTCAAGTTCCTGGGACCAACCTACCAATTCCTGGAATGTTTCCTAACATGCTTCCTTTAGCATCTGGCCAGGTACTGTCAGCACTCCCTGTTCAGTTGTGTGGATTCAATGCTTTTATCAAGATTCTCATTTATTTGTTCCTTGTTGGTTGTGGTAGTTTGGAGTTCTTCCTGTTATGCCGATCCAGGCAATGACACATGAGGTTGGTAATGTGTTAGTAATTTCCTTTTCAAGCTCACAGTGCGTATGAGTTCCTCTTTTTTTAACCTGAAGTGTTTCCTAACTTGTTCTGTTATCAGGCTACTAGGCATGCTCGGCGAGTTTATGTTGGTGGACTTCCAGCTAATGCAAATGAACAGGTATTAGACCACCCTCTACCAATCTCAAGAAGTAGTTGGTCTTTTTGACATTTCCATATAATGTTTATTTGTTGAAACAAACTAGATGAACACTCTCTCCTGTATTCATTGCATAGTAGTTTTAACTGTGCGAAGACAAATCTTGGAGCAACAGTCAAGTTGTCTCTGTGTGGCCTATAAGTTCGAGTCGTGGAATCAGCCATTGATACTTGCATCAGGTTGGCTTCCTACATCACACCTCTTTAGGGCGCGACCCTTCCCTGGACCCTGCATAAATAC
This DNA window, taken from Nicotiana tabacum cultivar K326 chromosome 15, ASM71507v2, whole genome shotgun sequence, encodes the following:
- the LOC107803711 gene encoding uncharacterized protein LOC107803711, whose amino-acid sequence is MCCKTAEHMRWHASSSNEDGLMRHPRDGEAWKTFYRTHFGFDLDPRNVRLGLATDGFSHFGTMSKQMPGNNIDVYLQPLVKELCELWNDGIETFDSSLNENFRMHAALMWTISDFPGLGILSGWNTHTGFACPTCNFDTEPCRLRHSKKWCFMGHRRFLRRNHRFRLNRVRFNGSKEERNPPLKLSGLDILRQIEERRVAELNVSGKRSRRATKQWNKRSIFFELPYWKSNLLRHNLDFMHIEKNICDNIIYTLLHDKSKSKDNINTRKDLREMGIRRDLWPDDSEKYHLAVFSLVTDNKKKLDTKKLFLTTLKNIEVPDAYSSNIFRCVDLVQKKIFGLKSHDCHIILEQLLPLAIRNVLPDHVVAVLVDFCSFCRALSSKTLNLLELDKLQERIESILCHIEILFHPSFFTVMVHLSFHLAEEAKLGGPVHHRNMYPIERELGHFKSFVRNKAQPEGSISEGYLAEESLTFCSRYIEDIEARFNRPRHVRDDPNVTEPSGRSSIFPQLGKPASASVTFLLTHIQKLQSHRYVLLNCAIVTPFVDEFRLYIRRSSRRRPSPTEIERRVNKEFVDWFQKRILNPDTIDTMSIDLKFLARGPSAHARSFTAYNINGSKFRTLAREEGLQTQNSGVFLTSKISCIASSVDGNLRQAELPYYGKLEDIIEINYNRRFKVVLFKCEREEHEPYIEASQAQLVYYTDDVVNKGWSIAVHLKPRDLYDMGEEVVEDEVYENEPYQEQELEQFFSDGDKYVQLAKDHIIDDVVEENVATNLASDTCMFE